A stretch of DNA from Serinibacter arcticus:
GCTCGTCGCGCGTCACGACGCCCTCCTGGAAGGACTCCGGGGTCGCCGGGAGGTACACCTCCAGCTTGCGGGCGGCGGTGGTCGGCTTCATGGTCTGCACCTGACGGGTCACCCCGCCACGATAGGCGACGCACGAGGTCTGTGCGCACCGCCCCGACTACGCTGACTCGGTGGACAGCAACGACACCCTGCGCCTGCTCATCGTCCCCGGCGTGAGCCCCGGGCGGTGGGTGAGCACGTGGAAGGAGCGCCACCGCGCGCCGATCGAGGTCGAGGTGGCGGACGCCTCCGCCGCCGAGCAGCGCCTCCTGGGCGGCGACGGCGACGCGGCCTTCCTGCGCCTCCCCGTGACGGACGACACGCTCGCCGTCATCCCGCTCTGGGTCGAGGAGAGCGTGGTCGTCGTGCCGAAGGAGGACGAGCTGAGCCTGCTGGAGCGGCTCTCCCCCGCCGACCTCGCCGAGCACGTCGTCATCGTCGCCGGCGACGACGTCCTGCACTGGGCCGACGGGCCGGGCACGGCGTTCACGGGTGTGGTCCCCGCGACGGCCGCCGACGCGATCGAGCTCGTCGCCGCCGGGGCCGGTGTGACGGTCGTCCCCGCATCCCTCGCTCGCGCCCACACGCGCAAGGACGTCGTGGCGGTTCCCCTCGTCGAGGGTCCGACGTCGCAGGTCGGGCTCGCCTGGGTGCCCGTCGACGGCGCCCCGACGCCCGCCGTCGACGACCTCATCGGCATCGTCCGCGGTCGGACGGCCAACTCCAGCCGCGGCCGGGACGCGCAGGTGCCCGCGGAGCGACCGACCGCGAAAGCCAAGGCCGCGCGTGCCGAGAAGGCGGCCAGGGCCGCCGCGGCGCGCGGCGGGCGGCGGCGGGTCGCGGGCGCG
This window harbors:
- a CDS encoding LysR family transcriptional regulator substrate-binding protein, with product MDSNDTLRLLIVPGVSPGRWVSTWKERHRAPIEVEVADASAAEQRLLGGDGDAAFLRLPVTDDTLAVIPLWVEESVVVVPKEDELSLLERLSPADLAEHVVIVAGDDVLHWADGPGTAFTGVVPATAADAIELVAAGAGVTVVPASLARAHTRKDVVAVPLVEGPTSQVGLAWVPVDGAPTPAVDDLIGIVRGRTANSSRGRDAQVPAERPTAKAKAARAEKAARAAAARGGRRRVAGAPDAPVPPAPEAAARAAPDVVAPDADAAATGRHLPRERRRPRHRAVPGASSW